One stretch of Macrotis lagotis isolate mMagLag1 chromosome 7, bilby.v1.9.chrom.fasta, whole genome shotgun sequence DNA includes these proteins:
- the NET1 gene encoding neuroepithelial cell-transforming gene 1 protein isoform X2, translating to MVAHDEIGSFLPIKRTIRVLDANNQSFREQEEPSNKRVRSLARVSSLASLISPVRNGAVRRFGQTIQSFTLRSESRSPACGQKSFSRATVPTPSKRRNSVRWSEMLDINMKESLTTKEIKRQEAIYEMLRGEQDLIEDLKLARKAYHDPMLKLSIMSEEELTHIFGDLDAYIPLHEDLLARLGEATKPDGTVEEIGRILVNWLPGLNAYKGYCSNQFAAKALLDQKKQDARVQDFLQRCLESPFSRKLDLWSFLDIPRSRLVKYPLLLKEILRHTPKDHTDIKLLEEALLVIQGVLSDINLKKGESECQYYIDKLEYLDDKQKDPRIDASKVLLCHGELKNKNGHKLYIFLFQDILVLTRPVIRNERLSYQVYRQPIPVQELVLEDLQDGDVRMGGSFRGAFSNSDKAKNIFRVRFREPLPGQSHTLQANDVFHKQQWFNCIRTAIASFHQSTSPTEFKGLSELNKGCEKNNPLVSHIKTQRKSSTLSGLIPLEVDENSPEFSSVALSEDSTGIKAYRIQSGSQKAQEKAQLNDKRKETLV from the exons GAGCCAAGCAATAAAAGAGTTCGATCTCTGGCCCGGGTCTCATCTTTAGCAAGTTTAATCTCTCCTGTGAGAAATGGAGCAGTCAGACGTTTTGGACAAACAATACAA tCATTTACACTTCGAAGTGAAAGCAGATCTCCTGCTTGTGGCCAGAAGTCATTTAGTAGGGCTACTGTCCCAACTCCttctaaaagaagaaacagtGTAAGATGGTCAGAGATGTTAGATATCAACATGAAAGAATCTTTAACCACCAAAGAAATCAAACGTCAGGAG GCAATATATGAAATGCTCCGAGGAGAACAagatttaattgaggatcttaaGCTTGCCAGAAAG GCCTACCATGACCCAATGTTGAAGCTATCTATTATGTCAGAGGAAGAGCTCACACACATATTTGGAGATTTAGATGCCTACATACCTCTGCATGAAG ATCTGTTGGCAAGATTGGGAGAAGCAACAAAGCCAGATGGGACAGTAGAGGAAATTGGTCGTATACTTGTGAACTGG tTGCCAGGTTTAAATGCTTATAAAGGATACTGCAGTAACCAGTTTGCAGCTAAAGCTCTTCTTGATCAAAAAAAACAAGATGCAAGAGTTCAAGATTTCCTTCAACGATGCCTTGAGTCTCCTTTCAGTAGAAAATTAGACCTCTGGAGCTTCCTGGATATTCCTCGAAGTCGCCTAGTCAAATACCCTTTGTTGTTAAAAGAAATTCTCAGACATACACCCAAAGACCACACTGATATAAAACTTCTAGAAGAAGCt ctGTTGGTAATACAAGGAGTACTCTCCGATATCAACTTGAAGAAAGGAGAATCAGAATGCCAATATTATATTGACAAACTGGAATATTTAGATGACAAGCAGAAGGATCCTAGGATTGATGCTAGCAAAGTGTTGCTTTGCCATGGAGaattgaagaataaaaatggacAT AAACTCTATATTTTCTTGTTCCAAGATATCCTTGTCTTGACTCGTCCTGTTATACGCAATGAACGCCTCTCTTACCAAGTCTACCGTCAGCCTATTCCTGTCCAAGAGCTGGTTTTAGAGGATTTGCAAGATGGTGACGTCAGAATGGGAGGGTCATTTAGAGGTGCTTTTAGCAATTCCGacaaag ctaAAAATATCTTCAGAGTTCGTTTTCGAGAGCCTTTGCCAGGACAGTCCCACACTTTACAAGCTAATGATGTGTTCCATAAGCAACAGTGGTTCAACTGTATCCGTACTGCCATTGCCTCCTTTCATCAGTCCACCAGCCCAACAGAGTTTAAGGGCTTGTCAGAGCTCAATAAGGGATGTGAAAAGAACAACCCTTTGGTATCACATATCAAAACCCAAAGGAAATCATCAACACTTTCTGGTCTGATACCTCTAGAAGTGGATGAAAATTCCCCAGAATTTTCCAGTGTGGCTCTAAGTGAAGACTCCACAGGTATAAAAGCATACAGAATACAATCTGGGTCCCAAAAAGCACAAGAGAAGGCCCAGCTgaatgataaaaggaaagagacttTGGTATAA